The following is a genomic window from Sphingorhabdus sp. Alg231-15.
AACAGCGCTTTGCCGAGCCCGGTGCCGCGCGCGCTTTTCCGTGTTCCGATGGTGAACAGATAGCAATGAGGCTCGCGGGGGTGATGCTTCTCCATGATGTCGCCAGCCGCCATGGCTCGCTTGAGACCACCGGCACTGCCGTGGATTAACTGCCCAACCGCAAAACGGATCATTGCGAGCAAGCCCATATTGCCCGCTTGATCGGGACCGAGCCACATGGTTGCCCCCTCGTCGCCCGCAAGGTGGCAAAATCCATCTCGCGCATATATCTCGCGCGCGAGCACACGAAAGGAAGCGCGGATAGCCTTTTGATTGTCGAACATCCAAGTGTTCACGGGATCCTCGGCAAAAGCCTCTGCAGTGATGTCGGCCAACCGGCGCCAGTCGGCCGGAGCGGCGCGGACGATGCCGTCCGGCAGGTTTATGTCCATCAGCTCTGCATCTCCGCAAAAAATCTCTGCACATCATAAACCTCGTCGCCCTCGGTCCGAGGGGCATATTTGTCGAAAGCTTCTTTCATTTCGCCATAACGCTCGTCGAACCGGACAACATTATAGCCGTGGCTGACCACATAATATTCACCTGCCGCGATCTGCGGTGCGATGATCTTCGCATAAGCTGCAGCGTCCATCGCAGCCGATATCGTCAGATTGGCTTCGGACAGTTCGGACTTCACCCAACCGGGAATGATGACCCCGGTGGTCAGCCAATCGGGCGCTTCCCGGCGCAGTACGTCCATCAGGCCGAATATCGCATGCTTGCTTGACACATAGGCGCCGCCCCCGAATGGGAAGGCGTTGAACAGCGAGTTTTCCGACGCGACGGAGTAGATCGCGGAAGGTTTCTCCTCGGCCAGGAAGCGTCGACCAAATTCGGAAATACCAGCCCACATACCCCAGAAATTGACTTCGAATATTCGCCGCGCCTCGGCTGGGTCGGTCTTGATTACTGATTTCATCGAGCCGCCAATACCGGCATTGTTGATCAACATATCCGCTCGGCCGTTTTCCGCCCATGCAAAGTCGGCCAGTGCTTCGATATCTTCCGGTTTGGTGACATCGCCCACTTGATATTTCGCGTCGATGCCCTCTTCGACCAAATTACTGACCGCTTCCTGTAGCCGGTTTTCGCGTGGTTCGAAC
Proteins encoded in this region:
- a CDS encoding GNAT family N-acetyltransferase codes for the protein MDINLPDGIVRAAPADWRRLADITAEAFAEDPVNTWMFDNQKAIRASFRVLAREIYARDGFCHLAGDEGATMWLGPDQAGNMGLLAMIRFAVGQLIHGSAGGLKRAMAAGDIMEKHHPREPHCYLFTIGTRKSARGTGLGKALLAPVLKACDAKDIPCYLENSNPDNHGFYAHHGFERREIFACGEGGPPLEAMWREPR
- a CDS encoding SDR family NAD(P)-dependent oxidoreductase, which codes for MEFAGKTAVITGGATGIGFALAREIGRAGGRIILFEPRENRLQEAVSNLVEEGIDAKYQVGDVTKPEDIEALADFAWAENGRADMLINNAGIGGSMKSVIKTDPAEARRIFEVNFWGMWAGISEFGRRFLAEEKPSAIYSVASENSLFNAFPFGGGAYVSSKHAIFGLMDVLRREAPDWLTTGVIIPGWVKSELSEANLTISAAMDAAAYAKIIAPQIAAGEYYVVSHGYNVVRFDERYGEMKEAFDKYAPRTEGDEVYDVQRFFAEMQS